Genomic window (Aquipuribacter hungaricus):
CCCGCCGGCCAGGTGCGCCCCGGCCAGCCCCGCCCCGGTCAGCCCGGCGCAGCCGTCGCCGCGCGCGGCGGTCGTCCCGGTGTGCGCCGCGGTCCCCGCAAGGCCCGGCTCAGCCTGGCCCGGCTCGACCCGTGGTCGGTCTTCAAGCTGTCGTTCCTGCTCGCGGTGGCCCTGGGCATCGTCGGCGTCGTCGTCACGGCGGTCGTCTGGAACGTCGTCAACGGCATGGGCGTCTTCACCGACGTCAACGACCTCGTGGGCCAGGTGCAGGGCGACGAGAACGCCTTCGACATCTACAGCTACGTCGGCTTCGAGCGGATGCTGTCGCTGTCGGTGGTCGTCTCCGTCGTCAACGTCCTCATCATCACCGCGCTGGCGACGCTGTTCGCCTTCGTCTACAACATCTCCTCCGGGCTCGTCGGCGGGCTGCACGTCACCCTCACCGACGAGTGAGGCCCGGGCCCGTCCCGTCCTCGCCGGTTTCGGCGGGGGCCGGACGGTCGGGTACCCTCGCTCCTGCGCGTCA
Coding sequences:
- a CDS encoding DUF3566 domain-containing protein, encoding PAGQVRPGQPRPGQPGAAVAARGGRPGVRRGPRKARLSLARLDPWSVFKLSFLLAVALGIVGVVVTAVVWNVVNGMGVFTDVNDLVGQVQGDENAFDIYSYVGFERMLSLSVVVSVVNVLIITALATLFAFVYNISSGLVGGLHVTLTDE